One region of Limisphaerales bacterium genomic DNA includes:
- a CDS encoding flagellar hook-basal body complex protein: MIRSLNTGVLGIKQFQTSLDAIGNNLANINTVGFKGARVDFSDTLAQTMRAPTPDGETTSGQAGMQVGNGVTVSAIKNQFTQGAIKQTGVRTDMAITGEGFFMVKDATTNELFVTRAGDFREDKNGMLVTNDGYRVQGLNKQAPANTTAEQAEIGDIKLDVGKYTEDRSSVSLDTSTNIFTKTAHAYTTGNQVKFSSTVPSVAGGTATTSTVYFVAKVTDDTFSLHNTAADAASGANKVNHTVASPTEVTVSSVTYASDKMTLATGHGMSTGDTFYVTGGTMPGGLTDGKAYYARISTNDIYFHTTSADATAGTNTVDITTAGSGFKLYKDTGTVSSLTLTGGASISSYSMGADGKVNMLLTDGTQYSRAQMLLQNFQNPQALLKQGANLYGNLA; the protein is encoded by the coding sequence CCGTTGGCTTTAAGGGCGCCCGCGTCGATTTCTCAGACACCCTCGCGCAAACCATGCGGGCCCCCACGCCAGACGGTGAAACCACCAGTGGCCAAGCCGGCATGCAGGTGGGTAATGGTGTCACCGTGTCGGCCATCAAAAACCAGTTTACTCAAGGCGCCATCAAGCAAACCGGCGTGCGCACGGATATGGCCATCACTGGTGAAGGCTTTTTCATGGTGAAAGATGCCACCACCAACGAGTTGTTCGTCACCCGCGCGGGAGATTTCCGTGAGGACAAGAATGGTATGCTGGTGACCAACGATGGTTACCGCGTGCAGGGCCTCAATAAACAGGCTCCCGCGAATACTACGGCTGAGCAGGCGGAGATTGGCGATATCAAGCTCGATGTGGGTAAATACACCGAGGATCGCTCCAGCGTGTCTCTGGATACCTCCACCAATATTTTCACAAAAACCGCCCATGCATACACCACGGGCAACCAGGTGAAATTCAGCAGCACCGTGCCCAGTGTGGCCGGCGGAACGGCTACCACGTCCACCGTTTATTTTGTGGCAAAGGTCACCGATGACACCTTCAGTTTGCACAACACCGCTGCCGATGCGGCCTCCGGTGCAAATAAAGTGAATCACACCGTCGCCAGCCCAACGGAGGTCACCGTGAGCAGTGTCACCTACGCCAGCGATAAAATGACTCTCGCCACCGGCCACGGGATGTCTACGGGCGATACATTTTATGTAACCGGCGGCACCATGCCCGGCGGGTTAACCGACGGCAAGGCGTACTACGCCCGGATATCCACCAATGATATTTATTTCCACACCACCTCCGCCGACGCCACGGCGGGCACCAACACGGTGGACATCACCACGGCGGGAAGCGGGTTCAAACTTTACAAGGACACGGGCACTGTCTCGTCGCTTACCCTGACCGGTGGAGCGAGCATCAGCTCCTACAGTATGGGGGCCGATGGTAAGGTAAACATGCTACTCACCGACGGCACGCAATACTCACGCGCGCAGATGTTACTACAAAATTTTCAGAACCCTCAGGCGCTGCTCAAGCAGGGAGCTAACCTGTACGGCAACCTCGCCA